A part of Myxococcus landrumus genomic DNA contains:
- a CDS encoding GIY-YIG nuclease family protein, with the protein METVSPSTEPLTLDECKVRASLLLKALNSADSARATQAAERFRSLPALARLSLGEVLARRDSLQRKHALAVIAHEQGHTSWSELKHACDARAAPRVDFEQLLSRVGGLFLNRWFTSYEEAVASLRQDGGHLFPFREQFFICEDSLLKVMGAEPSDADWARMGPNWLEPRDAQAHARLEQRLLRLCREDASPSLHPTRKSPMSSAESSPPSGSRARRADLKREYKENPPAMGVYAVRNHANGKVLVGASLNVPGMLNRIRFELTSGMPRVPALLADWTRYGESQFTFDVLDVLEPPEEPGADLKEELLVLEKLWLERLKPYGDAGYNEPPK; encoded by the coding sequence ATGGAAACCGTCTCGCCCTCCACAGAACCGCTCACCCTCGACGAGTGCAAGGTCCGCGCTTCGCTCCTGCTGAAGGCGCTGAACTCGGCCGACTCGGCGCGCGCCACGCAGGCGGCGGAGCGCTTCCGCTCGCTGCCCGCCCTCGCGCGGCTGTCCCTGGGGGAGGTGCTCGCGCGGCGGGATTCCCTCCAGCGCAAGCACGCGCTCGCGGTCATCGCGCATGAGCAGGGGCACACCTCCTGGAGCGAGCTGAAGCACGCGTGTGACGCGCGGGCGGCGCCTCGCGTCGACTTCGAGCAGCTCCTTTCCCGAGTGGGCGGCTTGTTCCTCAACCGCTGGTTCACCTCGTACGAGGAGGCCGTCGCTTCGCTGCGCCAGGACGGCGGTCACCTCTTCCCCTTCCGGGAGCAGTTCTTCATCTGCGAGGACTCGCTCCTGAAGGTGATGGGCGCGGAGCCTTCCGATGCGGACTGGGCGCGGATGGGGCCCAACTGGCTGGAGCCTCGGGATGCGCAGGCCCATGCCCGGCTCGAGCAGCGCCTCTTGCGGCTGTGCCGCGAGGACGCGTCCCCCTCTCTTCACCCCACAAGGAAGTCCCCCATGTCCTCTGCTGAGTCCTCTCCTCCCTCTGGAAGTCGAGCGCGCCGCGCGGACCTGAAGCGCGAGTACAAGGAGAATCCTCCGGCCATGGGCGTGTACGCCGTGCGCAACCACGCCAACGGCAAGGTGCTGGTGGGCGCGAGCCTCAACGTCCCGGGCATGCTCAACCGCATCCGCTTCGAGCTGACCAGCGGCATGCCTCGCGTCCCCGCGCTGCTGGCGGATTGGACTCGCTACGGAGAGAGCCAGTTCACCTTCGACGTGCTGGACGTGCTGGAGCCGCCCGAGGAGCCGGGGGCGGACCTGAAGGAGGAGCTCCTGGTGCTGGAGAAGCTGTGGCTGGAGCGCCTCAAGCCCTACGGTGACGCGGGCTACAACGAGCCCCCCAAGTAG
- a CDS encoding RNA polymerase sigma factor — protein MNAVEQGGVEAMREEGDVVTRALVENHRQFLAFVERRVGNRATAEEILQSAFVKSLEKSGTLSDAEGAVTWFYRLLRNAMVDHYRRQQVEGRALEREAREAEEPSEDPELKQAVCACVGKLLPTLKPEYAEMVRQVDLEERAVPDVAREAGITPNNAGVRLHRARQALKKQLERSCGSCASHGCLNCSCKSHA, from the coding sequence ATGAACGCAGTGGAGCAGGGTGGCGTGGAGGCGATGCGGGAGGAGGGCGACGTGGTGACGCGGGCCCTGGTGGAGAATCACCGGCAGTTCCTCGCCTTCGTGGAGCGGCGCGTGGGGAACCGGGCGACGGCGGAGGAAATCCTCCAGTCCGCCTTCGTGAAGTCGCTGGAGAAGAGCGGCACGCTGTCTGACGCGGAAGGCGCGGTGACGTGGTTCTACCGTCTGCTGCGCAACGCGATGGTGGACCACTACCGCCGCCAGCAGGTGGAGGGCCGCGCGCTGGAGCGTGAGGCTCGCGAGGCCGAGGAGCCCTCCGAGGACCCGGAGCTGAAGCAGGCCGTCTGCGCGTGCGTGGGCAAGCTCCTGCCCACCCTCAAGCCCGAGTACGCGGAGATGGTGCGCCAGGTGGACCTGGAGGAGCGCGCCGTGCCCGACGTGGCTCGTGAGGCGGGCATCACCCCCAACAACGCGGGGGTGCGACTGCACCGCGCCCGGCAGGCCCTGAAGAAGCAACTGGAGCGCAGCTGCGGCTCGTGTGCGTCCCACGGCTGCTTGAACTGTTCCTGCAAGTCGCACGCTTGA